The following are from one region of the Shinella sp. PSBB067 genome:
- a CDS encoding DUF1499 domain-containing protein: MTIQYERPVSHAAHWARRLSLFSCLLFVAVVLSHRFGPLTTPHFLALAGFASMTAALAVVLAAIGLARLWQVGARGGKASLAALLFALLPLAVAAAALYSYFYKPALYDVTTDTVSVPPWLAVPSAEQDWLPRAAMVTPRDREVQLEAYPGLSGRRYEGALDRVHQGARKVAAAYGIAITAEDGLDNILADLEDLVVDPNKVARSAEALGEVPIPEARPLEAPLEPHAAGSGDVLLQGEWRSPVFGFRFDVVIRLREEAETTLVDMRAASRYGPHDLGIGAELVEGYLKALDAELLGIAGD; this comes from the coding sequence ATCACGATCCAGTACGAACGGCCCGTTTCCCATGCGGCGCACTGGGCCCGGCGGCTCTCGCTTTTTTCCTGCCTGCTGTTCGTCGCCGTCGTGCTGTCGCATCGCTTCGGCCCGCTGACCACGCCGCATTTCCTCGCGCTGGCCGGTTTCGCCTCGATGACGGCGGCGCTGGCGGTGGTGCTCGCGGCGATCGGCCTTGCACGCCTGTGGCAGGTCGGCGCGCGGGGCGGCAAGGCTTCGCTCGCGGCGCTGCTTTTCGCGCTGCTGCCGCTCGCCGTCGCGGCGGCGGCGCTCTATTCCTATTTCTACAAGCCGGCCCTCTACGACGTGACGACGGACACCGTTTCCGTCCCGCCCTGGCTTGCCGTGCCCTCGGCCGAGCAGGACTGGCTGCCGCGCGCGGCCATGGTGACGCCGCGCGACCGCGAGGTACAGCTCGAAGCCTATCCCGGCCTTTCCGGCCGGCGCTACGAGGGCGCGCTCGACCGCGTCCACCAGGGCGCGCGCAAGGTCGCCGCCGCCTACGGCATCGCGATCACCGCCGAGGACGGCCTCGACAACATCCTCGCCGATCTCGAGGACCTCGTCGTGGACCCGAACAAGGTGGCGCGCAGCGCCGAGGCGCTCGGCGAGGTGCCGATTCCCGAGGCCCGCCCGCTTGAGGCGCCGCTGGAGCCGCATGCCGCCGGCAGCGGCGACGTGCTCCTGCAGGGCGAGTGGCGCTCGCCGGTCTTCGGCTTCCGCTTCGATGTGGTGATCCGCCTGCGCGAGGAGGCGGAGACGACGCTGGTCGACATGCGCGCTGCCTCGCGTTACGGGCCGCACGATCTCGGCATCGGTGCCGAACTCGTGGAAGGCTATCTCAAGGCGCTCGACGCCGAACTGCTCGGCATCGCAGGCGACTGA
- a CDS encoding MBL fold metallo-hydrolase: protein MSAARQDAPRFDLAFQPAYGETVPVAPRVQRITVNNPSPFTFHGTNSYIVGDRSVAVIDPGPEDEAHFRALMQALAGREVTHIAVSHTHRDHSPLARRLKAQTGALIVAEGPHRAARPLHAGERNPFAESSDTDFVPDIALGDGETVEGDGWALTALLTPGHTANHAAFALDGPDGIVFSADHVMAWATTIVAPPDGAMADYMASLERLLKRDDRIYFPGHGGPVKEPASFLRGLRTHRRMRERAVLQRIRAGDRLIADMVKVIYRETDPRLHGAAALSVLAHLEDLVARGEVVTEGPPSLHGLYFPAPGL, encoded by the coding sequence GTGAGCGCCGCCAGGCAGGACGCCCCACGCTTCGACCTCGCCTTCCAGCCGGCCTATGGCGAGACCGTGCCGGTGGCCCCGCGCGTGCAGCGCATCACCGTCAACAACCCGAGCCCCTTCACCTTCCACGGCACGAACAGCTACATCGTCGGCGACCGTTCGGTGGCGGTGATCGATCCGGGGCCGGAGGACGAGGCGCATTTCCGGGCGCTGATGCAGGCGCTTGCCGGGCGCGAGGTGACGCATATCGCCGTCAGCCACACGCATCGCGACCATTCCCCGCTCGCCCGCCGCCTCAAGGCGCAGACGGGCGCGCTGATCGTCGCCGAAGGGCCGCACCGCGCGGCGCGGCCGCTCCACGCCGGGGAACGCAACCCCTTCGCCGAAAGCTCGGACACGGATTTCGTGCCCGACATCGCGCTCGGCGACGGCGAGACGGTCGAGGGCGACGGCTGGGCGCTGACGGCGCTGCTGACCCCCGGCCATACCGCCAACCACGCCGCCTTCGCGCTCGACGGGCCTGACGGGATCGTCTTTTCCGCCGACCATGTGATGGCCTGGGCCACCACCATCGTCGCCCCGCCCGACGGCGCGATGGCGGACTACATGGCCTCGCTGGAGCGGCTGCTGAAACGGGACGACCGCATCTACTTTCCGGGCCACGGCGGGCCGGTGAAGGAGCCCGCCTCGTTCCTGCGCGGGCTGCGTACGCACCGGCGCATGCGCGAGCGGGCGGTCCTCCAGCGCATCCGCGCCGGCGACCGGCTGATCGCTGATATGGTGAAGGTGATCTACCGCGAGACCGATCCGCGCCTGCATGGCGCGGCGGCGCTCTCCGTGCTGGCGCATCTGGAGGACCTCGTGGCGCGCGGCGAGGTCGTCACCGAGGGGCCGCCGTCGCTCCATGGGCTCTACTTCCCCGCGCCGGGGCTCTGA